The genome window CGTCCAGCTTCTCGACTACTGAGGAGTTGCCTTAGCAACGGTTGCCTTCACATCCACGCTCTTAACCCCCTGAATTTCCTGGGCTAGGGAAGCAACGCGGTCTAACTGGGCTTGAGTTGGCACACTACCAGAGATTGTGACCACACCCTCTTCGGCATCAACCGTTAGCTTGCTGGCGGGTAGGTTAGCTTCCAGCTTGCTGCGGATCTCGCTCTCCAGATCGCCATCAGCTCTGACATTTGGATCGCCAGCAACATCGTTGCGCTGCTCACGAGCCCGAATATCAGCCTCTAGCTGATTCTTCCGAACTTCGCTGCTTGCGTCGTTCTGGTTGGCCTGAGCCGCCTCAGGTTCGGGAACCTCACCTTGGGTAGCAGTCGTGTCAGGTGCGTTTGCACTGGTCTGAGCCGTATCACAGGCTGCCAGACCCAGCAGTAGGAAGCCGCTCAATAGAAATGGGGTTAATTTCTTCATTTTGGTTTGTGCCTCAATTTTTGGA of Leptolyngbya sp. FACHB-261 contains these proteins:
- a CDS encoding BON domain-containing protein; this encodes MKKLTPFLLSGFLLLGLAACDTAQTSANAPDTTATQGEVPEPEAAQANQNDASSEVRKNQLEADIRAREQRNDVAGDPNVRADGDLESEIRSKLEANLPASKLTVDAEEGVVTISGSVPTQAQLDRVASLAQEIQGVKSVDVKATVAKATPQ